A genomic region of Mesobacillus jeotgali contains the following coding sequences:
- a CDS encoding CCA tRNA nucleotidyltransferase — translation MIGQPFIQAVPVLKLIENAGYEAYFVGGSVRDHILGREISDVDIATSALPEELKRIFPKTNDVGIEHGTILVHYKGEHYEITTFRSEENYTDFRRPDKVSFIRSLNEDLQRRDFTMNAMAMDKEGNIIDPFAGKEAINKKEIVTVGNPDERFGEDALRMLRAVRFQSQLSFSIGKQTLESLTNHCHLLENIAVERKTVEFEKLLKGPGRREAVQLLGNSGMIQYLPGLKGHSDEVIRFSSHLKEDFQLAESWVLLVFELGLKDKEIEVFLRDWKLPVQRIKRIKQIHALVLHRLENEWNPVLVYNAGLEDAISAEVVFASLQDIVGSTEKIRELHERLPIKHRNELSVTGNDVMGWLDKQPGPWLREFLEEIERSVIYGVVPNEKEKIKEWLNASNLRSEKN, via the coding sequence ATGATAGGTCAGCCATTCATACAGGCAGTGCCTGTCCTTAAGTTAATAGAGAATGCTGGGTATGAAGCGTATTTTGTCGGAGGGTCTGTCAGGGATCATATCCTCGGTCGCGAAATATCCGATGTTGATATCGCAACGTCAGCTTTACCTGAAGAGTTAAAACGAATTTTTCCTAAAACTAATGATGTGGGAATCGAACATGGAACAATTCTCGTCCATTATAAAGGCGAGCATTATGAAATAACGACGTTTCGTTCGGAAGAAAATTACACAGATTTCCGCAGGCCAGATAAGGTTTCTTTCATTCGGTCATTAAATGAGGATCTACAGCGGCGTGACTTCACGATGAATGCAATGGCTATGGACAAAGAGGGAAACATTATCGATCCTTTTGCGGGCAAAGAAGCGATAAACAAAAAAGAAATTGTGACAGTAGGCAATCCAGATGAACGTTTCGGTGAAGATGCATTGAGGATGCTTAGGGCAGTTAGATTCCAGTCACAATTATCTTTTTCGATTGGAAAGCAGACTTTAGAATCACTTACGAATCACTGTCACCTTCTGGAGAACATAGCGGTAGAACGCAAAACTGTTGAATTCGAAAAATTGCTTAAGGGGCCAGGCAGGAGAGAAGCAGTCCAATTGCTGGGGAATAGTGGCATGATTCAATATTTGCCAGGATTGAAGGGTCATAGTGATGAAGTAATCCGCTTTTCAAGTCATCTAAAAGAGGATTTCCAACTGGCGGAATCATGGGTCCTGCTGGTGTTTGAATTAGGTTTGAAAGACAAAGAAATTGAAGTTTTTCTTAGAGATTGGAAGCTTCCAGTCCAAAGAATTAAACGAATTAAACAAATTCATGCGTTGGTATTGCACCGCCTTGAAAATGAATGGAATCCGGTATTGGTTTATAACGCAGGATTGGAAGATGCAATTAGCGCTGAAGTAGTGTTTGCGTCCCTGCAAGATATTGTTGGCAGCACCGAAAAAATCAGGGAATTGCATGAGAGGCTTCCGATCAAGCATCGAAATGAATTGAGCGTAACTGGGAATGATGTTATGGGCTGGCTGGATAAACAGCCTGGTCCCTGGCTGCGCGAGTTTCTTGAGGAAATCGAACGTTCTGTAATCTATGGCGTCGTACCAAATGAGAAGGAGAAAATAAAGGAATGGCTGAACGCGTCCAATCTGAGATCAGAAAAAAATTGA
- the bshA gene encoding N-acetyl-alpha-D-glucosaminyl L-malate synthase BshA, giving the protein MKKLKIGITCYPTVGGSGVVATELGKLLAEKGHEIHFISSSLPFRLKKMYRNIYSHEVEVNQYSVFQYPPYDIALASKIAEVAVLENLDVLHVHYAIPHAVCAILARQMSGRDLKIVTTLHGTDITVLGYDPSLTDAIRFGIEKSDYVTAVSNSLIQQTYDLIKPDKEIGCVYNFIDTRVNKRVDSSDLRKEFGILPEEKVVIHVSNFRPVKRVPDVIKAFAGIAEKMPAKLLLVGDGPEMKIVCNLASELGISDKVLLLGKQERVEELYSLSDLMLLLSEKESFGLVALEAMACGVPCIGTDVGGIPEVIVDGETGYICELGNIEEITEKAVSILSNPEIHKRFADKSVERAEKSFSAEQIVSEYESIYYNMVEQDRL; this is encoded by the coding sequence ATGAAGAAACTTAAAATAGGCATCACTTGCTACCCGACGGTAGGTGGTTCTGGTGTTGTCGCAACAGAACTCGGGAAGCTTCTGGCGGAAAAGGGGCATGAGATTCATTTTATTTCCTCGAGCCTTCCCTTTCGCCTGAAAAAAATGTACAGAAATATTTATTCGCATGAGGTAGAGGTTAATCAATACTCTGTCTTTCAATATCCTCCATATGATATTGCTTTGGCCAGCAAGATTGCAGAGGTCGCAGTTTTGGAAAATTTAGATGTACTTCATGTCCATTATGCCATTCCTCATGCTGTCTGTGCTATACTCGCCCGCCAGATGAGCGGCCGTGATTTGAAGATTGTCACGACGCTTCATGGCACGGATATTACTGTACTTGGATATGATCCATCTCTCACAGATGCCATACGGTTCGGCATTGAAAAATCTGATTACGTTACAGCTGTGTCCAATTCGCTTATCCAGCAGACTTATGATTTGATCAAACCGGACAAAGAAATTGGCTGTGTGTACAATTTTATAGACACTCGAGTCAACAAACGAGTCGATTCCTCAGATCTCAGAAAGGAATTTGGAATCCTTCCTGAAGAGAAAGTGGTCATCCATGTGTCCAACTTCCGGCCTGTTAAAAGAGTTCCGGATGTGATCAAAGCATTTGCAGGCATCGCAGAAAAAATGCCGGCCAAGCTTTTGCTTGTTGGTGATGGACCTGAAATGAAGATTGTATGCAACCTTGCAAGTGAATTGGGGATTAGCGACAAAGTACTGCTGCTTGGGAAACAGGAGAGGGTAGAGGAGTTATACTCATTGAGTGATTTGATGCTTCTTCTCTCAGAAAAGGAAAGCTTCGGCTTGGTAGCTTTAGAAGCGATGGCTTGCGGTGTGCCATGTATCGGTACGGATGTAGGAGGGATTCCGGAAGTGATTGTGGACGGAGAGACAGGTTACATATGCGAATTAGGAAATATTGAAGAAATAACGGAAAAAGCTGTTAGTATACTCTCAAACCCTGAAATTCACAAGCGTTTTGCTGATAAATCGGTAGAAAGGGCAGAGAAAAGCTTTAGCGCTGAACAAATCGTATCTGAATACGAAAGCATCTACTATAATATGGTTGAGCAGGATCGACTATGA
- the bshB1 gene encoding bacillithiol biosynthesis deacetylase BshB1 → MEAMKLDILAFGAHADDVEIGMGGTIAKYAAEGKSIGICDLTKAEMSSNGTVEIRSREAKEAAGILGVKMREALDLPDRGLFLKEEYIRTIVRVIRRNTPDIVFAPYFDDRHPDHGSCARLVEEAVFSAAVRKYDEEDGLKPHRAKAVYFYMINGFHKPDFLVNVSDYIHLKINALNAYESQFMKGAGTFDTPLVNGYIETVEAREKLFGKEAGVAYAEGFMSKKPLLIHKDLLGEGK, encoded by the coding sequence ATGGAAGCAATGAAGCTTGATATACTGGCGTTTGGTGCTCATGCTGATGACGTTGAAATCGGGATGGGCGGTACAATCGCAAAATATGCTGCTGAAGGAAAATCTATCGGGATTTGTGATTTGACCAAAGCAGAGATGTCTTCAAATGGAACGGTGGAGATCAGGAGCCGAGAAGCAAAAGAAGCAGCCGGCATTCTTGGAGTGAAAATGAGGGAAGCACTTGACTTGCCTGACAGAGGCTTATTTTTAAAGGAAGAATACATAAGGACAATTGTTAGAGTGATCAGGCGAAATACTCCGGACATAGTTTTTGCACCCTATTTTGATGACCGTCATCCTGACCATGGCAGCTGCGCACGCCTTGTTGAGGAGGCGGTCTTTTCCGCAGCAGTAAGGAAATATGATGAAGAGGACGGACTAAAGCCACACAGGGCAAAAGCTGTATATTTTTATATGATCAATGGATTCCATAAACCTGATTTTCTAGTTAATGTATCGGATTATATCCATTTGAAAATCAATGCACTAAATGCTTACGAAAGCCAATTCATGAAAGGGGCAGGCACTTTTGACACTCCGCTTGTGAACGGCTACATTGAAACAGTCGAAGCACGCGAGAAATTATTCGGCAAGGAAGCTGGTGTCGCATATGCCGAAGGCTTTATGTCCAAAAAACCATTGTTAATCCACAAGGATTTGTTAGGGGAAGGAAAATGA
- the mgsA gene encoding methylglyoxal synthase yields MNIALIAHDKKKDDLVGFAVAYKEIFEDHTLFATGTTGLRIIEATGLEVTRFQSGPLGGDQEIGARIANNLMDAVFFFRDPLTAQPHEPDVTALVRLCDVYSVPLATNMGTAEILVKGIERGDLDWRNIVKEETGDENGSNEA; encoded by the coding sequence ATGAACATTGCCTTAATCGCACATGATAAAAAGAAAGATGATCTGGTGGGTTTCGCTGTCGCTTATAAGGAGATTTTTGAAGACCATACGTTATTCGCAACCGGGACAACAGGGTTGAGGATCATTGAAGCAACGGGTCTGGAAGTGACAAGGTTTCAATCCGGCCCTCTTGGCGGTGACCAGGAAATTGGCGCACGGATTGCCAACAATCTGATGGACGCAGTGTTCTTCTTTCGTGATCCACTGACTGCCCAGCCCCATGAACCAGATGTGACTGCCCTGGTCCGCTTATGTGATGTATATTCTGTCCCTCTGGCGACCAATATGGGAACAGCTGAGATTCTCGTAAAAGGGATTGAAAGAGGAGACCTTGATTGGCGAAATATAGTGAAAGAAGAAACTGGTGATGAAAATGGAAGCAATGAAGCTTGA
- the dapB gene encoding 4-hydroxy-tetrahydrodipicolinate reductase: protein MDKVKIVIAGPRGRMGKEAVDLVLGTDTYELVGVVDRKYEGMKLGELEGFPASDALIYTDFEKCLQEVEPDVLIDLTTPEVGMFHTKTALKYKVRPVVGTTGFSKEDLDELEQLCAEQETGCIIAPNFAVGAVLMMKFSQMAARYFNDVEIIELHHDQKLDAPSGTAVKTAQMISDVRESKTQGHPDEKETIQGARGADYDGMHIHSVRLPGLIAHQQVLFGADGQTLTIRHDSYNRSSFMSGVKLAVDTVMKMDAFVYGLENIIE from the coding sequence ATGGATAAAGTAAAGATCGTTATTGCAGGACCAAGAGGGAGAATGGGTAAAGAGGCTGTCGATCTGGTGCTCGGTACGGATACATATGAACTCGTGGGAGTTGTTGACAGGAAATATGAAGGAATGAAACTTGGTGAGCTCGAGGGCTTTCCAGCTAGTGATGCCTTAATTTATACAGATTTCGAAAAATGTCTTCAGGAAGTTGAGCCAGATGTACTTATTGACCTGACGACACCTGAAGTAGGGATGTTCCATACAAAGACGGCTTTGAAATATAAAGTTCGCCCAGTGGTAGGTACTACAGGGTTCAGTAAGGAAGACCTTGATGAACTTGAACAGCTGTGCGCTGAACAGGAAACAGGTTGTATCATCGCTCCAAACTTTGCAGTCGGAGCCGTTTTGATGATGAAATTCTCGCAAATGGCTGCCAGGTATTTCAATGATGTTGAGATCATTGAGCTGCATCACGACCAAAAGCTTGATGCGCCTTCGGGTACAGCAGTGAAAACGGCACAAATGATATCTGATGTACGTGAATCGAAAACACAGGGCCATCCTGACGAAAAGGAAACAATTCAAGGTGCGCGCGGTGCGGATTATGATGGTATGCACATACATTCAGTAAGGCTTCCTGGACTGATTGCCCACCAGCAGGTATTATTCGGTGCTGACGGACAAACATTGACGATCCGCCATGATTCATACAATCGAAGCTCGTTTATGTCTGGAGTCAAGCTTGCAGTGGATACAGTCATGAAAATGGATGCTTTTGTTTACGGATTAGAGAATATCATTGAATAG
- a CDS encoding nucleotide pyrophosphohydrolase, with the protein MSGKKTIKELQQEVDTYISQFKEGYFSPLALTARMTEELGELAREVNHYYGEKPKKNDEKEKTIEEELGDMLFVMICFANSLNIDLEEAHNMVMEKFNTRDKDRWTRKDS; encoded by the coding sequence TTGAGTGGAAAGAAAACGATAAAAGAACTCCAGCAGGAAGTGGATACATATATAAGCCAATTTAAAGAAGGTTACTTCAGTCCGCTTGCATTGACTGCACGCATGACCGAGGAGCTCGGGGAGCTGGCTCGTGAGGTTAACCATTATTATGGAGAAAAGCCAAAGAAAAACGATGAAAAAGAAAAGACAATCGAAGAAGAGCTGGGAGATATGCTTTTTGTAATGATTTGTTTTGCCAATTCTTTAAATATAGACCTGGAAGAAGCACATAACATGGTCATGGAAAAGTTCAATACAAGGGACAAAGACCGATGGACGAGAAAAGACAGCTAA
- a CDS encoding YitT family protein: protein MLNGLKIKNIFFILLGAAIFSFGLVHFNMQNNLAEGGFTGITLLLYFVFGWSPSITNLLLNLPLFFIGWKLLGRNVFIYTIIGTVGVSIFLGIFQKHQIEMPLYEDLFLAALFAGVFIGIGLGIIFRYGGTTGGVDIIARLAQKYVGWTMGRTMFMFDFAVITLSLITYLNYREAMYTLVVVFVGARVIDFMQEGSYAARGAMIISEKNEDIAAKIMKEMDRGVTSLKAVGSYTKSERDVLYCVVAKNEIVRLKSVINSVDPHAFVSVTVVHDVLGEGFTLDENKLPLER, encoded by the coding sequence GTGCTTAACGGCTTAAAAATCAAAAACATCTTTTTCATTTTGCTTGGTGCGGCTATTTTCTCATTCGGCCTTGTTCATTTCAATATGCAGAATAACCTCGCAGAAGGTGGTTTCACCGGAATTACCCTGTTGCTATATTTCGTATTTGGGTGGTCTCCTTCCATTACTAACTTATTATTGAACTTGCCGCTTTTTTTCATAGGCTGGAAGCTGCTAGGCCGGAATGTATTTATTTATACAATCATAGGTACAGTAGGAGTCTCCATTTTTTTGGGTATATTTCAAAAACATCAAATCGAGATGCCCTTATATGAAGACTTATTTTTAGCTGCCCTTTTTGCGGGAGTGTTCATCGGTATTGGTCTCGGAATCATCTTCCGATACGGAGGAACTACAGGTGGGGTCGACATCATCGCAAGGCTGGCGCAAAAGTATGTTGGGTGGACAATGGGGCGTACGATGTTCATGTTTGATTTTGCTGTCATTACCCTTTCGCTTATTACATATTTGAATTATCGGGAAGCCATGTATACACTGGTGGTCGTATTTGTAGGGGCCAGGGTGATCGATTTTATGCAGGAAGGTTCATACGCTGCAAGAGGAGCTATGATCATTTCGGAGAAAAACGAGGATATCGCAGCCAAAATCATGAAAGAAATGGACCGCGGGGTCACCAGCCTGAAAGCTGTAGGCTCTTATACTAAATCAGAAAGAGATGTTTTATACTGCGTGGTCGCCAAGAATGAAATTGTCCGATTGAAAAGTGTCATAAATTCAGTAGACCCACACGCATTTGTATCGGTCACTGTTGTTCACGATGTACTGGGCGAAGGATTTACGCTCGATGAAAATAAACTGCCTCTTGAAAGATAA
- a CDS encoding zinc metallopeptidase, which produces MSIIIYFALIILIPLWAQFKVKGAYKKYSQVASSSHMTGAEVARKILDDNGLYNVGVEETRGYLSDHYDPRSKVVRLSSDNFFGHSVAAAAIAAHEVGHAIQDAEDYSFLRFRHALVPVASLGSNFSWILILIGIFAQLSGLLLLGILFMAAAVVFQLVTLPVEFNASNRAMEQVVSAGIIRNDEERETKKVLNAAALTYVAAAAVAVLELVRLVMIYTGMTSSEE; this is translated from the coding sequence ATGTCTATAATAATCTATTTTGCGCTGATTATTTTGATCCCGTTATGGGCTCAATTCAAAGTAAAAGGGGCATACAAGAAATATTCACAGGTGGCTTCTTCGTCCCATATGACGGGTGCAGAGGTGGCTCGTAAAATTCTTGATGATAACGGTTTATACAATGTTGGTGTCGAAGAAACGAGAGGTTATTTAAGTGACCACTACGACCCGCGTTCAAAGGTTGTACGTTTATCTTCAGATAACTTTTTTGGCCATTCAGTCGCAGCCGCTGCAATTGCTGCTCACGAAGTAGGCCATGCGATTCAGGATGCTGAGGACTATTCGTTCCTTAGATTCCGCCATGCGCTGGTTCCAGTGGCAAGCTTAGGTTCAAACTTTTCCTGGATCCTGATCCTAATTGGGATTTTTGCTCAATTAAGCGGATTGCTTTTACTAGGTATCCTTTTCATGGCCGCAGCTGTAGTATTCCAACTGGTAACTTTGCCGGTTGAATTCAATGCATCGAACCGTGCAATGGAACAGGTGGTTTCAGCTGGGATCATCAGGAATGATGAAGAAAGAGAAACGAAGAAAGTATTGAATGCCGCAGCTTTGACTTATGTAGCTGCAGCAGCTGTTGCAGTTCTTGAACTTGTTCGTTTAGTAATGATCTACACAGGCATGACTAGTAGTGAAGAATAA
- the ypjB gene encoding sporulation protein YpjB, producing MRAKYLIFISVLLLFIAPFAAYAEPQSPVEELDNISDQALQMVKLHRYDDANRLLNHFSEEFLLVTGDGRPFTMDELRIITVAHDEAVEAVANADLGHAERMNRVTKFRLVIDAIASTHQPLWTEMEGPIMNVFNDMKTAAYEGDNDQFHSNLNSFLSLYNVIYPSLKIDINPERIQKVDARVSFIDQYRPQVLQEASSQEELEGLESDLQNIFDEMTEDEADPSLWWVMISTGSIIILTLSYVGWRKYKGDHDKKKNVQKEHKN from the coding sequence ATGAGAGCAAAGTATCTTATATTTATTTCGGTGCTATTATTATTTATTGCGCCGTTTGCAGCATATGCAGAACCACAGTCGCCTGTTGAAGAACTGGACAATATATCAGACCAAGCACTGCAAATGGTGAAACTGCACCGTTATGATGATGCTAACAGATTGTTGAATCATTTTTCAGAAGAATTCTTGCTAGTAACAGGAGATGGACGGCCATTCACTATGGATGAATTGCGGATTATTACTGTGGCACATGATGAAGCAGTTGAGGCGGTAGCAAACGCTGATCTGGGACATGCTGAAAGGATGAACAGAGTTACAAAATTCAGGCTTGTCATTGACGCAATTGCTTCCACTCACCAGCCATTATGGACAGAGATGGAAGGGCCCATCATGAATGTTTTCAATGATATGAAGACTGCAGCATATGAGGGCGACAATGACCAATTTCATTCGAACCTTAATTCATTCCTTTCTTTGTACAATGTAATATATCCCAGCCTGAAGATTGACATCAATCCGGAAAGAATCCAGAAAGTTGATGCTAGAGTCAGCTTTATCGATCAGTACCGCCCTCAGGTACTGCAAGAGGCTTCCAGCCAGGAAGAACTTGAAGGGCTTGAATCGGATTTGCAAAACATCTTTGATGAAATGACGGAGGATGAAGCAGACCCATCTCTGTGGTGGGTAATGATTTCTACTGGAAGCATCATAATCCTTACATTGTCCTACGTAGGCTGGAGAAAATATAAAGGCGATCATGATAAAAAGAAAAATGTCCAAAAAGAACATAAAAATTGA
- the lhaT gene encoding lipoprotein heptaprenylglyceryl N-acetyltransferase LhaT, translating into MKKIYPLLGNRSVLWLLFWVNVLGTAYGYYWYKWQLVDTPPKFLLFVPDSPTASLFFVFVLGAFLMGKNWPLMEALAIVSLVKYGLWAVVMNLMVFFVSGQLDWIGLMLMASHFAMAVEGVLYAPFYRIKPWHLIVAAVVLLHNEIIDYVFGMMPRYHTLDLFMDQIGYFTFWLSLFSIAVGYYFALRPDRFTLSLKR; encoded by the coding sequence ATTAAAAAAATATACCCTTTGCTAGGGAATAGATCTGTATTATGGCTGTTATTTTGGGTGAATGTATTGGGGACTGCTTACGGGTACTATTGGTATAAGTGGCAGCTTGTCGATACGCCGCCGAAATTTCTTCTTTTCGTTCCTGATAGCCCAACTGCGAGCTTATTCTTTGTGTTCGTTTTAGGTGCCTTCCTGATGGGGAAAAACTGGCCGCTTATGGAAGCATTGGCTATCGTTAGCCTGGTCAAGTATGGCCTTTGGGCGGTAGTGATGAATTTAATGGTATTCTTCGTTTCTGGTCAGCTTGATTGGATTGGGCTTATGCTGATGGCATCCCACTTTGCAATGGCAGTGGAAGGTGTCTTATATGCTCCATTTTATCGAATAAAACCATGGCATTTGATTGTAGCTGCAGTTGTACTTCTTCATAATGAAATCATTGATTATGTTTTTGGAATGATGCCAAGGTACCATACACTAGATTTGTTTATGGACCAGATCGGATACTTTACATTTTGGTTAAGTCTTTTCTCAATTGCCGTTGGGTATTACTTCGCTCTGCGGCCAGATCGATTCACACTTTCACTAAAAAGGTAA
- a CDS encoding menaquinol-cytochrome c reductase cytochrome b/c subunit — MHRGKGMKFVGDSRVPAERKPNIPKDYSEYPGKTEAFWPNFLLKEWMVGAVFLIGYLSLTIAHPSPLERIADPTDTAYIPLPDWYFLFLYQLLKYSYASGPYTVIGALVIPGLAFGALMLAPFIDRGPERRPSKRPLATGFMLLSIASVFYLTWESVAHHDWEAAKKQGQIVDVEIDKNSDGYKIAQAQTCTSCHGGELAGGAAAPSLLDSKMSAEEIADVAKNGKGSMPAVFKGTDEELQTLAEFIDGLSE, encoded by the coding sequence ATGCATCGTGGTAAAGGTATGAAGTTCGTGGGTGACTCACGTGTCCCTGCAGAACGTAAGCCTAATATTCCGAAAGATTACTCGGAATACCCTGGCAAAACGGAAGCGTTTTGGCCTAACTTCCTGTTGAAGGAATGGATGGTTGGTGCGGTCTTCCTAATCGGATACTTGAGCTTGACAATAGCTCACCCATCTCCGCTTGAGAGGATTGCCGATCCTACTGATACAGCGTATATTCCATTGCCAGACTGGTATTTCTTATTCTTATATCAATTGCTTAAATATTCATATGCTTCCGGTCCATATACTGTAATCGGAGCATTGGTTATCCCGGGTCTTGCTTTTGGAGCGCTTATGCTGGCTCCATTTATTGACCGCGGTCCCGAACGCCGTCCATCAAAGCGACCGCTCGCAACTGGCTTTATGCTGTTGTCGATCGCTTCAGTCTTCTACCTCACTTGGGAATCTGTTGCCCACCATGACTGGGAAGCAGCCAAGAAACAAGGACAGATTGTGGATGTCGAAATCGACAAGAACTCAGATGGATATAAAATTGCACAGGCGCAAACCTGCACATCCTGCCATGGCGGCGAACTTGCCGGCGGTGCTGCAGCACCAAGTCTGTTAGATTCAAAAATGAGCGCCGAAGAAATTGCTGACGTTGCCAAGAACGGTAAAGGAAGCATGCCTGCGGTCTTCAAAGGAACCGACGAAGAACTTCAGACTCTTGCTGAATTCATCGACGGTCTTAGCGAGTAA
- the qcrB gene encoding menaquinol-cytochrome c reductase cytochrome b subunit produces the protein MLNKIYDWVDERLDITPLWRDIADHEVPEHVNPAHHFSAFVYCFGGLTFFITVIQILSGMFLTMYYVPDIKNAWESVYYLQNQVAFGQIVRGMHHWGASLVIVMMFLHTLRVFFQGAYKKPRELNWVVGVLIFFVMLALGLTGYLLPWDMKALFATKVTLQIAEAVPLIGPYIKILLSGHSTIVGAQTLTRFFAIHVFFLPAALLGLMGAHFLMIRKQGISGPL, from the coding sequence TTGTTAAACAAAATTTACGATTGGGTAGATGAGCGTTTAGATATTACGCCTTTGTGGCGCGATATCGCAGACCATGAGGTTCCTGAGCACGTTAACCCGGCGCACCACTTTTCTGCGTTCGTGTATTGCTTTGGCGGTCTGACGTTTTTCATCACTGTCATTCAGATTCTTTCCGGAATGTTCCTGACAATGTATTATGTGCCGGACATCAAGAATGCATGGGAATCTGTATATTATCTTCAAAACCAGGTAGCGTTTGGACAAATTGTCCGCGGTATGCATCACTGGGGAGCGAGTCTTGTCATCGTAATGATGTTCTTACATACGCTTCGCGTGTTCTTCCAGGGCGCTTATAAGAAACCTCGTGAATTGAACTGGGTTGTCGGAGTTTTAATTTTCTTCGTAATGTTGGCTCTTGGCTTGACAGGATACTTGCTTCCATGGGATATGAAAGCATTATTCGCAACTAAGGTTACATTGCAGATTGCAGAAGCTGTCCCATTGATTGGGCCATACATTAAAATATTGCTTTCTGGACATTCAACGATCGTTGGTGCTCAAACCTTGACACGTTTCTTCGCGATTCACGTTTTCTTCTTGCCTGCTGCACTATTAGGCTTAATGGGAGCGCACTTCCTGATGATTCGTAAGCAAGGTATTTCTGGTCCATTGTAA
- a CDS encoding QcrA and Rieske domain-containing protein produces MSKHRVSRRQFLNYTLTGVGGFMAAGMLMPMVRFAVDPVLKGEDAGDFIATPLKIADITNEPQKVNFSFTQKDAWYESEETGTAWVFKNEGGEIIALSPVCKHLGCVVDWNTDKKNPNMFFCPCHYGLYEKDGTNVPGTPPLAPLDVYPTKEKDGFLYVGKAEPRKGA; encoded by the coding sequence GTGAGTAAGCATCGTGTTTCAAGACGTCAATTCTTAAACTATACTCTAACAGGTGTAGGCGGTTTCATGGCTGCAGGGATGCTGATGCCAATGGTTCGATTTGCCGTTGATCCTGTACTTAAGGGTGAAGATGCGGGAGATTTTATCGCGACTCCATTGAAGATCGCAGATATTACAAATGAACCGCAAAAAGTAAACTTTAGCTTTACACAAAAAGATGCGTGGTATGAATCTGAAGAAACTGGAACTGCTTGGGTATTCAAGAACGAAGGCGGAGAGATTATCGCCCTTTCACCAGTATGTAAACACCTTGGGTGTGTTGTTGACTGGAATACGGATAAGAAAAATCCGAATATGTTCTTCTGTCCTTGCCACTACGGTCTTTATGAAAAGGACGGTACAAACGTGCCGGGCACACCACCGTTGGCACCATTGGATGTATATCCAACCAAAGAAAAAGACGGGTTCCTTTATGTAGGAAAAGCCGAACCACGAAAGGGGGCGTAA
- a CDS encoding YpiF family protein, which translates to MRWVAADVEMYQKAAEYVDTAIVPLLPVSFGDDMKQNASMAEFIGILTTQLEKQFKGRIFLFPDFVYIKGHEASIKALKEWENTLLDKQFKHVFYVTSDSSWRQQDRELTGNLLWLPSLSLEHMQEQQKVSIVEDQVNQLLSLFTEKWQDD; encoded by the coding sequence ATGAGATGGGTGGCAGCAGATGTGGAGATGTACCAGAAAGCAGCGGAATATGTAGACACGGCGATCGTGCCGCTATTGCCAGTTTCTTTCGGGGATGACATGAAACAAAATGCTTCGATGGCAGAGTTCATAGGAATCCTTACTACACAGCTGGAAAAGCAATTTAAGGGACGTATTTTCCTATTTCCTGATTTTGTGTACATAAAAGGACATGAAGCTAGTATAAAAGCCCTTAAGGAATGGGAAAACACTTTATTGGACAAGCAGTTCAAGCATGTGTTTTATGTTACCTCTGACAGCAGCTGGAGGCAGCAAGATAGGGAGTTAACTGGTAACCTGTTGTGGCTGCCATCATTGTCTTTGGAGCATATGCAGGAACAGCAAAAGGTGTCCATCGTGGAAGATCAGGTGAACCAGCTATTATCTTTGTTTACTGAGAAATGGCAAGACGATTAA